A single genomic interval of Lysobacter avium harbors:
- the guaB gene encoding IMP dehydrogenase: MLRIQAEALTYDDVSLIPAHSTVLPKDVNLAARLTRDLGLRLPILSAAMDTVSEARLAVALAQLGGMSIIHKSMTVAQQAAHVAQVKGFEAGVIRAPFTVSPDTTIADVLNLTRERNISGVPVVDSGQLVGIVTSRDMRFETKLDDPVRHIMTRKDRLITVKEGASDEEVMGLLHKHRIEKVLVVNDAFELKGLITVKDIQKKTDNPNAAYDSSERLLVGAAVGVGGDTDARVEALVAAGVDVVVVDTAHGHSQGVLDRVKWVKKHFPQLQVIGGNIVTGDAALALMDNGADAVKVGVGPGSICTTRIVAGVGVPQISAIDMVAEALQDRIPLIADGGIRYSGDIGKALAAGASTVMIGSLFAGTDESPGDSELFQGRHYKSYRGMGSLAAMETGSKDRYFQDSSDADKLVPEGIEGRVPYRGPLRNIVHQLVGGLRATMGYVGCATIEEMRTKPEFVSVTSAGSRESHVHDVQITKEPPNYRVG, encoded by the coding sequence ATGTTGCGCATCCAGGCTGAAGCTCTCACCTACGACGATGTTTCGCTGATTCCGGCCCACTCGACGGTCCTGCCGAAGGACGTCAACCTGGCAGCCCGATTGACCCGTGACCTGGGCTTGCGCCTGCCGATACTCTCGGCCGCGATGGACACCGTCAGCGAGGCGCGCCTTGCCGTCGCCCTGGCCCAGCTGGGCGGAATGAGCATCATCCACAAGAGCATGACCGTGGCCCAGCAGGCCGCCCACGTCGCCCAGGTCAAGGGCTTCGAGGCCGGCGTGATCCGCGCGCCGTTCACCGTCAGTCCCGACACCACCATCGCCGATGTGCTCAACCTCACCCGCGAGCGCAACATCTCCGGCGTGCCCGTGGTCGACAGTGGCCAGCTGGTCGGCATCGTCACCAGCCGCGACATGCGCTTCGAGACCAAACTGGACGATCCGGTGCGCCACATCATGACGCGCAAGGACCGGCTGATCACCGTCAAGGAAGGCGCCAGCGACGAGGAAGTCATGGGCCTGCTGCACAAGCACCGGATCGAGAAGGTGCTGGTGGTCAATGATGCCTTCGAGCTCAAGGGCCTGATCACCGTCAAGGACATCCAGAAGAAGACCGACAATCCCAACGCTGCCTATGACAGCAGCGAACGACTCCTGGTCGGCGCCGCGGTGGGTGTTGGCGGCGACACCGACGCGCGCGTGGAAGCGCTGGTGGCTGCCGGAGTGGATGTGGTCGTGGTGGACACCGCCCACGGCCATTCGCAGGGCGTGCTGGACCGGGTGAAGTGGGTCAAGAAGCACTTCCCGCAGTTGCAGGTCATCGGCGGCAACATCGTCACCGGCGACGCCGCGCTGGCGCTGATGGACAACGGCGCGGACGCGGTCAAGGTGGGCGTGGGTCCAGGCTCCATCTGCACCACCCGCATCGTAGCCGGCGTCGGCGTGCCGCAGATCTCGGCCATCGACATGGTCGCCGAGGCCCTGCAGGACCGCATTCCCCTGATCGCCGATGGCGGCATCCGCTACTCCGGCGATATCGGCAAGGCGCTGGCCGCCGGGGCCTCCACAGTGATGATCGGGAGCCTGTTCGCCGGCACCGACGAGTCGCCCGGCGACAGCGAACTCTTCCAGGGTCGTCATTACAAGAGCTACCGCGGCATGGGCAGCCTGGCGGCGATGGAGACCGGCTCCAAGGACCGCTATTTCCAGGACTCCTCCGATGCCGACAAGCTGGTGCCCGAAGGGATCGAAGGCCGCGTGCCGTATCGTGGCCCGCTGCGCAATATCGTCCACCAGCTGGTGGGCGGCCTGCGCGCGACCATGGGTTACGTGGGGTGCGCGACCATCGAGGAAATGCGCACCAAACCGGAGTTCGTCAGCGTGACGTCAGCAGGCTCGCGCGAGAGCCACGTCCACGACGTGCAGATCACCAAAGAGCCGCCGAATTACCGGGTGGGCTGA
- the folD gene encoding bifunctional methylenetetrahydrofolate dehydrogenase/methenyltetrahydrofolate cyclohydrolase FolD, producing the protein MSGHVTQVLLLNTDASPPTARILDGKRIAEDLLDNLKARVDVRLAAGKSAPGLAVVLVGGDPASAVYVRNKRRAARKVGIRAVDFDLPSGTTDDELLELIDRLNADPNIHGILVQLPLPDRRDASALIHRISPGKDVDGFHPENVGHLALRQFGLRPCTPRGITTLLAYTDRPVRGASATIVGVSNHVGRPMALELLIAGCTTTCCHKFTPQDVLEASVRSADILVVAVGRPQLIPGEWVKPGAVVIDVGINRLDDGRLVGDVGFEAAAQRASWITPVPGGVGPMTVATLMQNTLEAAEAADS; encoded by the coding sequence ATGTCCGGCCACGTCACCCAGGTCCTGCTTTTGAACACTGACGCCAGCCCGCCCACCGCCCGCATCCTGGATGGCAAGCGCATTGCCGAGGACCTGCTGGACAACCTCAAGGCGCGTGTCGACGTGCGTCTGGCGGCGGGCAAGTCGGCGCCGGGGCTGGCCGTCGTTCTGGTCGGCGGCGACCCGGCGTCGGCGGTGTACGTGCGCAACAAGCGGCGGGCCGCGCGCAAGGTGGGAATCCGCGCGGTGGACTTCGATCTGCCGTCCGGCACCACGGATGACGAGCTGCTGGAACTGATCGACCGTCTCAACGCGGACCCCAATATCCACGGCATCCTGGTCCAGTTGCCTTTGCCGGACCGCCGCGATGCGAGCGCATTGATCCACCGCATCTCGCCCGGCAAGGACGTGGACGGCTTTCACCCCGAGAACGTTGGTCATCTGGCCCTGCGCCAGTTCGGCCTGCGGCCGTGCACGCCGCGTGGGATCACCACTTTGCTGGCCTACACCGACCGCCCGGTGCGCGGCGCCAGCGCGACCATCGTCGGCGTCTCCAACCACGTCGGCCGGCCGATGGCGCTGGAGCTGCTGATCGCCGGCTGCACGACCACCTGCTGCCACAAGTTCACCCCGCAGGACGTGCTCGAAGCGTCGGTCCGCAGCGCCGACATTCTGGTCGTAGCCGTGGGTCGCCCGCAGCTGATCCCCGGCGAGTGGGTGAAGCCCGGTGCGGTCGTGATCGATGTGGGCATCAACCGCCTTGATGACGGGCGCCTGGTCGGCGATGTCGGCTTCGAGGCGGCCGCGCAACGTGCCAGCTGGATCACCCCGGTCCCGGGCGGCGTGGGACCGATGACCGTGGCGACCCTGATGCAGAACACCCTGGAAGCCGCCGAGGCGGCTGACAGCTGA